A genome region from Chengkuizengella sp. SCS-71B includes the following:
- a CDS encoding dipeptidase yields the protein MKVIDAHCDVLMKMYENEYIQFDDHLYLDVTNSRLIKSNTLMQCFAIYISESIQNPNIDHILKYIHIFHEKVLKYDHIIHVKNKSDLSSALSENKIGAMITLEGVDALAGNLTYLRILYELGVRCIGITWNYGNWAADGVLEPRNAGFTLKGKQLIEQCNNLGIILDVSHLCENSFWDFIQINQKPFIASHSNVFDICKHVRNLKKDQILEIIKNKGRIGLSFVPYFVNTSEDVYINDLLKHIEYICELGGQHHVGFGSDFDGIDLWMNDLSHTGDYITLKETLLKHYSEDIVEGFLYKNWFDFFANNLP from the coding sequence ATGAAGGTAATCGATGCACACTGTGATGTGTTGATGAAAATGTATGAAAATGAGTACATTCAATTTGATGATCATCTTTATCTCGATGTAACAAATTCAAGATTAATTAAAAGCAATACTTTAATGCAATGTTTTGCTATTTATATTTCTGAAAGTATTCAAAATCCAAATATAGATCATATTTTGAAATATATTCATATTTTTCACGAAAAAGTTTTGAAGTATGATCATATTATACATGTGAAAAATAAGTCTGACCTATCCTCTGCTTTATCTGAAAATAAAATAGGAGCAATGATCACATTAGAGGGTGTGGATGCACTGGCAGGCAATCTAACTTATTTAAGAATTTTATATGAGTTAGGTGTACGTTGTATTGGAATCACATGGAATTATGGAAATTGGGCGGCTGATGGAGTGTTAGAACCTAGAAATGCTGGATTTACACTAAAAGGGAAGCAGCTTATCGAACAATGTAATAATTTAGGTATTATTTTAGATGTTTCTCATTTATGTGAAAACTCATTTTGGGATTTTATTCAAATCAATCAAAAACCTTTTATAGCCTCTCATTCAAATGTTTTTGATATTTGCAAACATGTTCGAAATTTAAAAAAGGATCAGATCTTAGAAATCATAAAAAATAAAGGTAGAATCGGGTTATCTTTTGTCCCTTACTTTGTCAATACTAGTGAGGATGTATATATAAATGATTTATTAAAGCACATAGAATATATTTGTGAGTTAGGTGGGCAACATCATGTAGGATTTGGTTCTGATTTTGATGGAATTGATTTGTGGATGAATGATTTGAGTCATACAGGAGATTATATTACATTAAAGGAAACTTTATTAAAACATTATTCTGAAGATATTGTAGAGGGTTTTTTATATAAAAACTGGTTCGACTTTTTTGCAAATAATTTACCATAA
- a CDS encoding stage V sporulation protein S, producing the protein MEVLKVSAKSNPNSVAGALAGVLRERGSAELQAIGAGALNQAIKAVAIARGFVAPSGVDLICIPAFTDILIDGEDRTAIKLIVEPR; encoded by the coding sequence ATGGAAGTATTAAAAGTTTCCGCTAAATCCAATCCAAACTCCGTAGCAGGCGCACTGGCTGGTGTATTACGTGAGCGTGGAAGTGCTGAGCTTCAAGCTATTGGTGCAGGTGCACTAAATCAAGCGATAAAAGCTGTAGCCATTGCAAGAGGATTTGTGGCACCTAGTGGGGTTGACTTGATTTGTATTCCTGCCTTTACAGATATATTAATTGATGGGGAAGATCGGACAGCAATTAAATTAATTGTGGAGCCTAGATAA
- a CDS encoding TIGR00282 family metallophosphoesterase has translation MKVLFIGDIVGSVGRKALEDVLPYVKQKYQPDIIIANGENAAGGRGITRKIANHFYDLGVHGITMGNHTWDNKEIFDFIDEEERIVRPANFPSGTPGRGFTIIKNKTKELVIVNLQGRTFLPPLDCPFEKADEILNQLNKKQKNILVDFHAEATSEKIAMGWHLDGRASVVLGTHTHVQTNDNQILPQGTAYVTDIGMVGSKEGVLGMERSSVLRKFKTQLPVRFTPDEGKWQFHGCIIQIDDSTGLAKKMDLIRIAEDQVIFD, from the coding sequence ATTAAAGTATTATTTATAGGAGATATTGTTGGTTCTGTTGGACGAAAAGCATTGGAAGATGTTTTACCCTATGTAAAACAAAAGTATCAACCTGACATCATTATAGCCAATGGTGAAAACGCTGCTGGAGGAAGAGGGATTACTCGTAAGATTGCTAACCATTTTTATGATTTAGGTGTTCACGGTATTACAATGGGGAACCATACTTGGGATAACAAAGAGATTTTTGATTTTATCGATGAGGAGGAAAGAATTGTGCGTCCTGCAAACTTTCCTTCAGGAACTCCTGGAAGAGGGTTTACCATCATAAAAAATAAAACAAAAGAACTTGTCATAGTTAATTTACAAGGCAGAACGTTCCTTCCGCCATTGGACTGTCCATTTGAAAAAGCAGATGAGATTCTTAATCAATTAAATAAAAAACAAAAAAATATATTAGTTGATTTTCATGCTGAAGCAACTTCTGAAAAAATAGCGATGGGATGGCACTTAGACGGAAGGGCATCTGTCGTTCTTGGAACGCATACTCATGTACAAACGAACGATAATCAAATTTTACCGCAGGGCACTGCTTATGTAACTGATATCGGGATGGTTGGATCAAAAGAAGGTGTATTAGGTATGGAACGATCGTCAGTCTTACGAAAGTTTAAAACTCAGTTGCCAGTTAGATTTACGCCTGATGAAGGTAAATGGCAGTTTCATGGATGTATCATACAAATAGATGATTCAACTGGTCTTGCAAAAAAAATGGATCTCATTAGAATTGCAGAAGATCAAGTGATTTTCGATTGA
- the rny gene encoding ribonuclease Y, producing MDPIWIIVLVVGVGLICFGIGYFIRKSLAEAKITSAEHAAEQIMLNAKKDAEALKKENILEAKDEAHKIRIEAEKDIRDRRNEVQRLERRLLQKEESLDKKIESFERKEEKIANKEKQIDDKQSQIQLIHDKQVSELERISNLTLSEAKDIILNRVEQETRHETAQLVKEIEQRAKEEADKKAKDIISLAIQRCAADHVAETTVSVVSLPNEEMKGRIIGREGRNIRALETLTGIDLIIDDTPEAVILSGFDPIRREIARTSLEKLVADGRIHPARIEEMVDKSRKEVDERIREYGEQATFEAGVHGLHPDLIKILGRLKFRSSYGQNVLRHSLEVAYLAGLMAGELGEDITLAKRAGLLHDIGKALDHEVEGSHVEIGVELAKKYKEHPVVINSIASHHGDCEATSVISMLVGAADALSAARPGARRETLETYIKRLEKLEEISESFEGVEKSYAIQAGREIRVMVHPEQVDDTEAYRLARTITSQIEDELEYPGHIKVTVIRETRAVEYAK from the coding sequence ATGGATCCCATTTGGATTATCGTTCTCGTTGTTGGTGTTGGTTTAATATGCTTCGGGATTGGTTATTTTATCCGCAAATCTCTTGCAGAAGCTAAGATCACTAGTGCTGAACATGCAGCTGAGCAGATAATGTTAAATGCTAAGAAAGATGCTGAAGCACTTAAAAAGGAAAATATATTAGAAGCTAAAGATGAAGCGCACAAAATCCGAATCGAAGCTGAAAAAGACATTCGTGACCGTCGAAATGAAGTCCAACGACTAGAAAGACGATTGTTGCAAAAAGAGGAATCGCTGGATAAAAAAATAGAATCTTTTGAGCGTAAAGAAGAAAAAATTGCCAACAAGGAGAAGCAAATTGATGATAAACAGTCACAAATTCAACTAATCCATGACAAGCAAGTTTCTGAATTAGAGCGAATTTCAAATCTTACGTTGAGTGAGGCCAAAGATATAATACTAAATCGTGTTGAACAGGAAACTAGGCATGAAACAGCACAGCTCGTTAAAGAAATTGAGCAAAGGGCGAAAGAAGAAGCGGATAAGAAAGCGAAAGATATCATTTCACTTGCTATCCAAAGATGTGCTGCTGACCATGTTGCTGAAACGACAGTTTCAGTTGTTTCACTTCCAAATGAAGAAATGAAAGGTAGAATCATTGGACGAGAGGGCCGTAATATAAGAGCTTTAGAAACATTAACTGGAATTGATTTAATTATCGATGATACTCCTGAAGCAGTTATATTGTCGGGATTTGACCCAATCAGAAGAGAGATTGCCAGAACTTCACTAGAAAAATTAGTGGCTGATGGAAGAATTCATCCGGCTCGTATTGAAGAAATGGTCGATAAATCACGCAAAGAAGTGGATGAGCGTATTCGTGAATACGGTGAACAAGCTACTTTTGAAGCTGGTGTTCATGGTTTGCATCCTGATCTAATTAAGATTTTAGGACGTTTAAAATTCCGTTCTAGTTATGGACAAAATGTATTAAGACATTCATTAGAGGTTGCTTATTTAGCGGGTCTAATGGCCGGTGAATTAGGCGAAGATATCACTTTGGCAAAACGTGCTGGACTTTTACATGATATTGGAAAAGCTTTAGACCATGAAGTAGAAGGGTCTCATGTTGAAATTGGTGTAGAACTTGCGAAAAAATATAAAGAACATCCTGTGGTTATTAACAGTATCGCTTCACACCATGGTGATTGTGAAGCAACTTCAGTAATTTCTATGCTAGTTGGAGCTGCAGATGCGCTTTCAGCAGCAAGACCTGGAGCAAGAAGAGAAACCTTAGAAACATATATCAAACGCTTAGAGAAGTTAGAAGAGATTTCTGAATCATTTGAGGGTGTTGAAAAGTCCTATGCAATACAAGCAGGTAGAGAAATAAGAGTCATGGTTCATCCTGAACAAGTTGACGATACTGAAGCTTATCGACTTGCACGTACGATAACGTCTCAAATTGAAGATGAATTAGAATATCCTGGTCACATTAAAGTGACTGTTATTCGTGAAACTAGAGCGGTTGAATACGCAAAATAA
- a CDS encoding regulatory protein RecX, protein MSTKSEKDLITLVEKQKNNRNRYNIYVNDRYVLSVHEDILVKHRLLKGEEINETKIKQVVEDEEKQIIQRQAIRIISRRGKSRFELKQKLSEKGYEETLIDHTLDHLEKRKFIDDYSYALNLANYRMKHQKKGLKWIEQELSQKGIKKVIITQVIQELDKELEFEVAYQLAKKRWDNQSGDYTKKKSKISSFLMRRGFEYSLIRNILEKIEKEETNEW, encoded by the coding sequence ATGAGCACTAAGTCTGAAAAAGATTTGATTACTTTAGTTGAAAAGCAAAAAAATAATCGAAATCGATACAATATATATGTGAATGATCGATATGTGCTTTCTGTTCATGAAGACATACTTGTCAAACATCGTTTGCTTAAAGGGGAAGAAATAAATGAAACAAAGATAAAGCAGGTTGTAGAAGATGAAGAGAAGCAGATCATACAGCGTCAAGCAATTCGTATTATTTCACGTAGAGGTAAGTCAAGATTTGAGCTTAAACAAAAATTAAGTGAAAAAGGTTATGAAGAAACCTTGATTGATCATACTCTAGATCATTTAGAAAAGAGAAAATTCATTGATGATTATAGTTATGCACTCAACTTAGCAAATTATCGAATGAAACATCAAAAAAAAGGATTGAAATGGATTGAACAAGAATTGTCTCAAAAAGGTATCAAAAAAGTGATAATCACACAAGTGATACAGGAATTAGATAAAGAATTGGAATTTGAAGTGGCGTATCAATTAGCGAAAAAAAGATGGGATAATCAGAGTGGGGATTATACCAAAAAAAAATCTAAAATCAGTTCTTTTTTAATGAGAAGAGGATTTGAATATTCTTTAATTCGCAATATTTTAGAAAAAATTGAGAAAGAGGAAACGAATGAATGGTAG
- the recA gene encoding recombinase RecA, giving the protein MTDRRAALDMALRQIEKQFGKGSVMKLGESTSTQVETISSGALALDIALGIGGFPRGRIIEVFGPESSGKTTVALHAIAEAQKSGGQAAFIDAEHALDPVYAKKLGVNIDELLLSQPDTGEQALEIAEALVRSGAIDIIVVDSVAALVPKAEIEGEMGDSHVGLQARLMSQALRKLSGAISKSKTIAIFINQLREKVGVMFGNPETTPGGRALKFYSSVRLDVRRIETLKQGNDMVGNRTRVKVVKNKVAPPFKQAELDIMYGEGISREGSIIDIGTELDIINKSGAWYSYEGERLGQGRENAKQFLKDSVELAEEIEAKIRIDKDLIPDENEDEKAENKAPLATNE; this is encoded by the coding sequence TTGACAGATCGTCGCGCTGCTTTAGATATGGCTTTACGTCAAATAGAAAAACAATTTGGAAAAGGTTCCGTAATGAAATTAGGAGAATCTACTAGTACTCAGGTAGAAACGATTTCAAGTGGAGCTCTTGCTTTAGACATTGCTTTGGGAATTGGTGGCTTCCCTAGAGGAAGAATTATAGAGGTATTTGGACCTGAGTCTTCTGGTAAAACGACAGTAGCTCTTCATGCTATTGCTGAAGCACAAAAATCTGGTGGACAAGCAGCATTTATTGATGCAGAACATGCTCTTGACCCTGTATATGCTAAGAAGCTAGGAGTAAACATCGATGAGTTACTTTTGTCACAACCTGATACAGGAGAACAAGCACTGGAAATTGCAGAAGCATTGGTTCGTAGTGGTGCTATTGATATTATCGTTGTTGATTCTGTTGCTGCGTTAGTTCCTAAAGCAGAAATTGAAGGTGAGATGGGTGATTCTCATGTAGGTCTTCAAGCCCGTTTAATGTCACAGGCATTGAGAAAACTATCTGGAGCAATCAGCAAATCTAAAACGATAGCTATTTTCATTAATCAGCTGCGTGAAAAAGTAGGTGTGATGTTTGGAAATCCAGAAACAACTCCAGGTGGTAGAGCACTGAAGTTTTATTCTTCTGTCAGACTTGACGTGAGACGCATTGAAACCCTTAAACAAGGAAATGATATGGTTGGGAATAGGACGCGTGTCAAAGTAGTGAAAAACAAAGTAGCGCCCCCATTTAAACAGGCTGAGCTTGATATTATGTATGGCGAAGGAATTTCTCGTGAAGGAAGCATCATAGATATTGGTACAGAATTAGATATTATCAATAAAAGTGGAGCATGGTATTCTTATGAGGGCGAGAGATTAGGCCAAGGAAGAGAGAATGCAAAACAATTTTTAAAGGACAGTGTAGAGCTCGCAGAGGAAATAGAAGCAAAGATTAGAATAGATAAAGATCTTATCCCAGATGAGAATGAAGATGAAAAAGCAGAAAATAAAGCCCCATTAGCTACAAATGAGTAA